Genomic window (Deltaproteobacteria bacterium):
TCCTGAGGGCGTGGAAGTGAAGCTCGTGCGGGACGGCAGCCAGTTCATCCGGGACTCTGTTTCCGAAGTCGAGCACACAATGGTCCTGGGCGGCATTCTCACCGTCTTCATCGTGTTCTGCTTCCTGAGTTCATGGCGCTCCACCATCATCACCGGCATCACCCTGCCCATTTCGGTCATAAGCTCGTTTTCCGTCATGTATTTCATGGGCATGACCTTAAACATCATGACGCTTATGGCATTATCGCTGGCAATAGGGCTTCTGATAGACGATGCCATTGTCGTGCGGGAAAACATCGTGCGGCATCTTGAACGCGGCAAGGACCACTTCACGGCCAGCCGGGACGGCACGAACGAGATCGGCCTTGCCGTCATGGCCACCACCTTGAGCGTGGTGGCGGTTTTCGTGCCCGTGGCCTTCATGAAGGGCATAATCGGCAAGTTTTTCTTCTCCTTCGGTATTACGGTGGCCTTCGCGGTGCTGGTGTCGCTTCTGGTCTCCTTCACCATGGACCCCATGCTTTCGTCCCGCTGGTTCGACCCGGACATCCACAGGAAGCCGGGAACCGGAAACCTCCTTTACCGGCTCCTGGATTACTTCAACGGGGCCTTTTTCAAGCTGGGCGAGTTCTACAAGAAGGCCATCGGATGGGCCCTGTCCCACCGTGTGTTCATCATGTCGGCGGCCCTTGCCGCCTTTGTGGGGGGCATGTACCTTTTCGGGAATCTGCCCACCTCTTTCAGGCCGGAACAGGACCAGGCCGAGTTTCAGCTTATTTTCACCACCGCGCCCTACGCGTCCCTGGCCGAGACCGAAAACCGGCTGGAGGCCGTGTTAAAGGGCCTGAAGGAATTCCCCGAAGTCACGGAAACCTTCGCCACCATAGGAGCAGGCGACCAGAGCACCGTGCGGGACGCCTCGGTTTACGTGAAACTTACGCCCAAGAATGAACGCAAGCGCAGCCAGCTCGAACTCCAGGACGCAGTGCGCAGGAAAATGGCCACCATCGCGGGCATTGAAATCGATATCAAGGAAGTGGGGGACACAGACAGCAGAAAGCCCGTCATGGTGGGCATAAGGGGCGACAACCTGGAGCAGTTGAAGCTCCTGGCGGCCCAGCTTAAAAAGGAAATGCTCACCATAAACGGCCTTGAGGACGTTTCCGCAACCCTTGAGCAGGAAACCCAGGAAGTGCGTTTCATCGTGGACCGCGAGCGGGCCAGGGCCACGGGCCTTTCCACCGCAGCCATCCTCCGCACGGTTTCGGCCCTGGTGGGCGGTTACGCGGTCACCACTTACGAGGACGAGGACGGCGACGCCGTTGACGTTCGCATACGGCTTCCCGAAAACCAGAGGGAGGACCCCGCCCAGGTTGGCAGCCTCCTCATCACCGTGCCTCAGCAAAAGGGGGAGGTGGCACTTCTGCCCCTTTCCGAGTTCGTGAAGATCGAGCAGAAGCCCACTCCCTCCGAAATCACCCGCTGGGACCTTTCCCGACAGGTCTTTGTTTCCGCCGGGCTCGGCAAGGACATTGCCCTTGGCACCGCAATGGAAAAAGTGAAGGAAAAGGTCAAGCTGCTCGATCTCCCGCCCGGTTACGGCATCATTTACACCGGCGAGGCCGAGGACATGGCGGAATCCTTCGGTTACATGTTCGAGTCCCTGCTTCTGGCCATCGTCTTCGTGTACCTGATTCTTGCGGCCCAGTTCGAGAGCTTCATCGATCCCTTCTCCATCATGTTCTCGCTTCCCCTTTCCATCGTTGGCATGGCGGGAATACTCACTCTCACCGGCGACACCCTTTCCATCATGAGCATGATCGGACTAATCATGCTCATGGGGCTCGTGACCAAAAACGCCATCCTTCTCATCGACTTCGCCAAGCAGATACGAAGGCTGGAAGACCCGTGCAACCCGGCTGAGGGCGAGTGCGTGCGCGACGAAATAAGGCGCGTGCGCAAAAAGGCCCTTGTCATGGCGGGCGGAATAAGGCTTCGGCCCATTCTCATGACCACGCTGGCCATGATCTTCGGAATGCTGCCCCTGGCGCTCGGAATCGGGCCGGGAGCTGAAATGCGCGCCCCCATGGCCAGGGCCGTCATAGGCGGCCTCATAACATCCACCCTGCTTACGCTTATTGTCGTGCCGGTGGTCTATACCCTTTTGGACGATCTGGTCATATTCTACCGCCGCCTGCGCCCGAAAATGAGCGTTGAGGAACAGGCGGAACAACTGCACAAAAAAAGAGGGGAAAAGGTCGGGGCTCACGATTATCCAGAGGCCGGGGCCTGATGAAACAAGCGAAACATGATCCGTTAACCCACGAAAAGCGTGCGAAAATGATATCGATAAAATTGATTCGCGCCCATGGGCTGCGCATGGCCTTGCCGCTGGCCCTGGTTTTTTGTCTTGCAGCACAGGCTTTGGCCGCAGACGCGGCGGACGGCCTTACCCTGGACGCGGCCTGGGAACTCGCTCTTTCCCATAACAAGGACGTTGCGGCGGCCAGGGAATACGCCAAAAAAGTTCGCGGCATCTACGTGGAGGCCCGCGCCACGGCTCTTCCCAAATTCACCTTGCAGGTCGGACACTACCGGGACAGGGACGAGAGCCAGAAGGCGGTGGGCGGCCCGTACATGCCCACCACCCACGCCACTTCAAGCGCCATTCTCTCTGTGGATCAGGTTCTCTTCACATGGGGCCAGGTTGGGGCGGCCATTCGCGGGGCCAAGGTGGGGCTCGCCACCGCAGATGACGAGCTTCGGCTCTATAGGCAGGCGGCTTTGCGGGACGTGGCCGAAGGCTTCTACGACGTGCTCCTGGTCCAGGAGCTTTTTTCCATTGCGAAGGAAAACCTCGCCCAGAAGGAACGCCACAAAGACGCCGCCGAAAAGAGGCTCCGGGCCGGGCTCGCCACGGACTACGACGTACTGGCCGCCAGGGTCGCAGTGGACAATGCCCGCCCGGATGTGATCCGCACCGAAAACGGAGCCGTCACCGCCCGCCAGCGCCTGGCCTTTCTACTTGGAGTTGACGATATCCCGTCAAGGATAGCTGGTTCCCTGGCAGGCTCCCTTGCGGGCCCGGTAACGGAATGCTCCATGACCTGCGACGACGCCTACAAAAAGGCCCTTTCCAACAGGCCGGAACTGGTCGGGCTTTCGCATCAGGCGGAAATGGCCAAGGAATACGTGACGGTGATATCTTCCGCAGACAAGCCAAGGGCGGCCTTGCCCAGGCCCGGCGGGACTACCTCGGTTAGGGAGGCGGCCCAGATAGTGGCCTCCCTGGAAGGCACCGTGTCCCAGGCCGAGCGGCTTTTTTCCATGGCCGAAAAGGGCTTCGACTACGGCGTGAAAACCAGGCTGGACGTCGAGGACGCGCTTCTGGGCCTCATGCAGGCCAAGGGCGGCCTTGCCCAGGCCCGGCGGGACTACCTCGTTGCAAGGGTCAAATTCCTCTGGTCAATGGGCGTGTTGGGAGAGGAATCGAAATAGCGGAGTGAAATTTAAAGCGGTTCGGCGGGCGAAGGGGCGAAAAGGCCTTTTCGCCCGCTTCTTTTAGGGGGCTTGAAAAAAGGCCTTGGGCTGATTATCTTGGTTGGGTCGCTTTTTCAAATTTCTCAGAACGGGGAAAAACATGCATTACGAGGGCAACATCATAAGGCCGCCCAGCGAGGCCGACAGCATCCTTCTTCAGGTCACCGTGGGATGCTCCCACAACAAGTGCACTTTCTGCGGGGCGTACAAGGGCGAACGCTTCAAGATCAAGGACGACTCCATAATAATGGAGGACATCGCCTTTGCGGAGCGCTACTGCAAGCGCCAGGACCGGCTTTTCCTGTGCGACGGCGACGCCCTCATCCTGCCCCAGAAAAGGCTTCTTACCATCCTTTCCGAGATAAAAAGGAAACTCCCCTGGGTGAAACGGGTGGGAACCTACGCCAACGCCAAGGCCCTCAAGATGAAGACTCTGGATGAACTGAAAGAGTTGAAAGCCCACGGCCTTGCGATAGCCTACATGGGCCTTGAAAGCGGGGACGACGAAACCCTCAAAAAAGTCCGCAAGCACGGCGACGCGGCCTTGATGATCGAGCAGGGCCGCAGATGCCGGGAGGCGGGCATAAAGCTTTCCGTCACCGTGCTTCTGGGTCTTGCGGGCAAAGACCGCTCAATGGAGCACGCGAAAGCCACGGGCGAGGTCTTGTCCGCCATAAACCCGGAATACGTGGGCGCGCTCATGCTGATGCTGATACCCGGAACCGAAATGTACACGGATTTTGAAAGGGGGGATTTCGTTCTTCCAGACCAGATGGGTCTCTTGTCGGAACTGGGGGCCATGATCGCAGCCACCAACCTTACCGGCGGCCTTTTCCATGCCAACCACGCCTCCAACTATCTTCCCATAAGGGCCGAGCTTCCAAGGGACAAGGAAAAGACCTTAAAGCTCATCGGCGACGCCTTGGCGGGCAAGGTGGCGCTAAAGCCCGAATGGATGCGGGCCTTGTGATTCGGGCGTCCACAAGCGCGAACTGCGGTGTCAGACATCGCGGCGCGGTCCGCCACGTACGAACATCCTGATTTAGCCCAAGAACTCTGCGATTTCTTGGGCGGGTACGCTTGCTCCCGCGCTGCTCGTGCTCCGTGTTCATCGCTTGTGATCGCCCTGGATGCGGGGAAGCTAAAGGATTTTTGCTTATCTGGGCATTATGCGGCCTTTTTTGCGGCAGAGTTCCTCCTGAAGCTGGTGGAAGCGGATTCGTATCAGTTCCGCGAGATTGGACATCACCGTAAATCCGAGCTTCGGGTCTTCCTCGAAAAGCGCCAGCAGGCATTCGCGGGAGATCGCCACCAGCCTGCACTTTTCCGTGGCGCAGTAGGCGGACAGGCTGTAGATGGGCGAGTGCATCAGGGCCGACCAGCCGAAGGCCTGGCTTTGGCGAACCGTGCTTATGGTGTCCTCCGGGGACGTGGGCCTGTCCGGTACCTCGCTCCGCAGATCAACCCTGCCTTCTTCCACGATGAACATGGTTTCTGCCTTTTCGCCGTCCCGGAAGATTCTGTCACCAGCCTTGCAGAGAATTTCCGAACAGCAAGCCACGATTTTTTCCAGGCTCCCGTCATCCAGGCCATCGAAAATGAGCGTCCGCTGCAGAAAATCCGGGTTGGTCATGGGTTTAATCCTCGTGAATGCTTGTAAAAGCGCCCGGCAGGCAAAATTCCACACTGCCGGGCGCTGTCGCTATTTTTGTGTCATCCCAGAAGGCACGTGCAAAGCCTGATCAAAAACGATGAAATGCAAGGAAGGTGAGCGGCGCGGGAAGGAATAGTACTTTTCGTACATGACGACCCGCGCCGCGAAACCTGACACAGTAGTTCGCGTTTTTGGACAGGCGATTATACTTCCACAGGCTCCTCCGGTGAAAACGCCACGGGATGCTGTTTCAGGTACACCAGCCGGTTAAGGCCGTTGATGAAGGCCTTGGCGCAGGCGGTGACGATGTCCGGGTCCGTGCCCTTGCCAAGGGCGGTTAACCCGTTTTCCGACAGCCTCACCGTAACCTCGCCCTGGGAGTCGGTTCCGGGGTCGATGGCGGCGATGAGGAACTGGGTCAGTTCCGGCTTCATGTTGGTGAGCTTCGAGATCACGTTGAAGGTGGCGTCGATGGGGCCGTTGCCCAAATCAGCCGCCTTCACCTCCAGGCCGTGAACCATCATGGTCATGCTTGCCGCAGGCACCACCTGATGTCCGCACACCACGTAGAGGTTCTTCATCTCGAAGGCTTCCGAGGTCTTTACTATCACTTCCGCCACCAGGTTTTCAAGGTCCGCGTCTGTGACGTACTTTTTCCTGTCCGATAAGTCCTTGAACCGGGTGAAGAGCGTGGCCAGTTCGTCGTTACTGAGCTGGTAGCCCAGATCCTCCAGGTGGCTTCTGAGCGCGTGGCGGCCCGAATGCTTCCCGAGGACCATGCGGTTGCGGTCCAGGCCCACCAGTTCCGGTTTCATTATCTCGTAGGTCATGGGGTTTTTCAAGACCCCGTCCTGGTGTATGCCCGCCTCGTGGGCGAAGGCGTTGGCGCCCACGATGGCCTTGTTGGGCTGTACCAGCATTCCGGTGATGGAGGAAACCCGGCGGGAGGTGGGCACTATCTCGCGGGTTACAATGCTTGTCTCCACCGGAAAACAGCCCTTGCGGGTGAGGATGGACATGACCACTTCTTCAAGGGAGGCGTTTCCGGCCCGCTCGCCTATGCCGTTGATGGTGACCTCCGCCTGGCGCGCGCCCGCCTGGATGGCCGCTAAGGTGTTCGCCGTGGCAAGGCCTAAGTCATTGTGGCAGTGGACCGAGACAACGGCCTTTTCGATCCCCTCGGTGTGGGCGATTATGTAGCTTATGAGCTCGGAAAACTCGTTGGGAACCGCGTAACCCACGGTGTCCGGCACGTTGATGGTGGTGGCTCCGGCGGCGATGACGGCCCCGAAGACCTTGCACAGAAAGTCGCGGTCCGAGCGGGAGGCGTCCTCCGCAGAAAACTCGACGTTGTCGGTGAAACTTTTGGCCAGCTTCACGGCGTCCACGGCCTGGGCTATCACCTGCTCAGGGCTCATCCTGAGCTTGTGAACCATGTGAATGTCGCTGGTGGCGATAAAGGTGTGGATGCGGGGGAACTTGGCGTCCTTAACTGCGGCCCATGCTTTTTCGATGTCGCTTTTTCCGGTGCGGGCGAGAGCCGCCACCTGCGAGCGCTCGCAGCGGGCCGCCACGGCCTTCACCGCCTCGAAATCGCCCTCGGACGCAGCGGGAAAACCGGCCTCTATGACGTCAACCCCAAGGCGCTCCAGGCGAACCGCCACCCGTTCCTTCTCGTTGGTGTTCATGCTCGCGCCGGGTGACTGCTCTCCGTCGCGCAGGGTTGTATCGAACAAAATCAGACGATCCGCCATGACTCAAGTCTCCTTGAAATGAATGTGTTTACGCCTTGATCAAAAAAAGTTGCAAGCACGGGGACTTCAAGTCATTCAAGCACCCTCCGCCGGATGGTTGTAACGAACCTGCCGGCGGCAATTACTCCATTAATGTCCATGACCATATTCCGTGTTAGATGTTACAATCCTCTTGCTGCTGTTCCTGGGGGGATTTCATCAACAGATAATGGAAGCTGTCCGCCAGGGCCTGCCAGCTTGCTTCAATTATATCCTCCGACACCCCTATGGTTTTCCAGGTCTGTTCATGGCTGCCGGATTCGATGAACACCTTGACCTTGGCCGCAGTGCCGTCCCGCCCGTCAATGACTCGCACCTTGAAGTCCTTCAACCTCATGGTATCCAGCGCCTTCGGGTAGAACTTCCACAGGGCCCTTCTTATGGCGTTATCAAGCGCGCCAACGGGGCCGCGTCCTTCGGCTGCGGTGAAGCGCTCCTGGCCGTCCACCGAAAGTTTCACCGTGGCCTCGGCAAAGCAGGGCCGGTCCTTTTCCTTTCTTATGGTGACAAGAAAGGACAGAAGCTCGAAGCGCGGCACGAACTGGCCCACCTTGCGCTTCAGAAAAAGCTCGAAGCTGCCTTCAGCCGCGTCGAACTGGTAGCCCTGGTTTTCCATGCGCTTTATGTCGGTTACGATCTTTTTGACGTCGCTCCCGTTCGCGCCTTCATTAAGATCAATGCCAAGCTCCCAGGCTTTGTACTCCACGTTGCTCTTGCCCGCGAGGTCGGAAACCAGCACCCGCCGCTTGTTTCCAA
Coding sequences:
- a CDS encoding efflux RND transporter permease subunit, translating into MLISDVSLKRPIFATVIMLALMVLGMFSYRRLAVDQFPNVEIPVVSIITKYPGASPETVEREVTKRIEEAVNPIAGVKHVSSSSLENVSIIYVEFNLETKVNEVIQDARAKVSAIRGELPGDIEEPILDKLDFQALPVASLSVQSKSMSPVALSTFVEKKIKPRLETISGVGKVNLVGLSKREVNVVIDRTRLESLGMGLDEVISGLQSENVNAPLGSLKRGNAEFPLRISGKPEDVAGFENMVIASRSGRPVTLGEIARIVDGMEEPDSLAMVNGVPAIGIDILKQSGSNTVALVDTIKKITEKLGKDLPEGVEVKLVRDGSQFIRDSVSEVEHTMVLGGILTVFIVFCFLSSWRSTIITGITLPISVISSFSVMYFMGMTLNIMTLMALSLAIGLLIDDAIVVRENIVRHLERGKDHFTASRDGTNEIGLAVMATTLSVVAVFVPVAFMKGIIGKFFFSFGITVAFAVLVSLLVSFTMDPMLSSRWFDPDIHRKPGTGNLLYRLLDYFNGAFFKLGEFYKKAIGWALSHRVFIMSAALAAFVGGMYLFGNLPTSFRPEQDQAEFQLIFTTAPYASLAETENRLEAVLKGLKEFPEVTETFATIGAGDQSTVRDASVYVKLTPKNERKRSQLELQDAVRRKMATIAGIEIDIKEVGDTDSRKPVMVGIRGDNLEQLKLLAAQLKKEMLTINGLEDVSATLEQETQEVRFIVDRERARATGLSTAAILRTVSALVGGYAVTTYEDEDGDAVDVRIRLPENQREDPAQVGSLLITVPQQKGEVALLPLSEFVKIEQKPTPSEITRWDLSRQVFVSAGLGKDIALGTAMEKVKEKVKLLDLPPGYGIIYTGEAEDMAESFGYMFESLLLAIVFVYLILAAQFESFIDPFSIMFSLPLSIVGMAGILTLTGDTLSIMSMIGLIMLMGLVTKNAILLIDFAKQIRRLEDPCNPAEGECVRDEIRRVRKKALVMAGGIRLRPILMTTLAMIFGMLPLALGIGPGAEMRAPMARAVIGGLITSTLLTLIVVPVVYTLLDDLVIFYRRLRPKMSVEEQAEQLHKKRGEKVGAHDYPEAGA
- a CDS encoding TolC family protein, with the protein product MISIKLIRAHGLRMALPLALVFCLAAQALAADAADGLTLDAAWELALSHNKDVAAAREYAKKVRGIYVEARATALPKFTLQVGHYRDRDESQKAVGGPYMPTTHATSSAILSVDQVLFTWGQVGAAIRGAKVGLATADDELRLYRQAALRDVAEGFYDVLLVQELFSIAKENLAQKERHKDAAEKRLRAGLATDYDVLAARVAVDNARPDVIRTENGAVTARQRLAFLLGVDDIPSRIAGSLAGSLAGPVTECSMTCDDAYKKALSNRPELVGLSHQAEMAKEYVTVISSADKPRAALPRPGGTTSVREAAQIVASLEGTVSQAERLFSMAEKGFDYGVKTRLDVEDALLGLMQAKGGLAQARRDYLVARVKFLWSMGVLGEESK
- a CDS encoding cyclic nucleotide-binding domain-containing protein, producing the protein MTNPDFLQRTLIFDGLDDGSLEKIVACCSEILCKAGDRIFRDGEKAETMFIVEEGRVDLRSEVPDRPTSPEDTISTVRQSQAFGWSALMHSPIYSLSAYCATEKCRLVAISRECLLALFEEDPKLGFTVMSNLAELIRIRFHQLQEELCRKKGRIMPR
- a CDS encoding radical SAM protein; its protein translation is MHYEGNIIRPPSEADSILLQVTVGCSHNKCTFCGAYKGERFKIKDDSIIMEDIAFAERYCKRQDRLFLCDGDALILPQKRLLTILSEIKRKLPWVKRVGTYANAKALKMKTLDELKELKAHGLAIAYMGLESGDDETLKKVRKHGDAALMIEQGRRCREAGIKLSVTVLLGLAGKDRSMEHAKATGEVLSAINPEYVGALMLMLIPGTEMYTDFERGDFVLPDQMGLLSELGAMIAATNLTGGLFHANHASNYLPIRAELPRDKEKTLKLIGDALAGKVALKPEWMRAL
- a CDS encoding 2-isopropylmalate synthase — its product is MADRLILFDTTLRDGEQSPGASMNTNEKERVAVRLERLGVDVIEAGFPAASEGDFEAVKAVAARCERSQVAALARTGKSDIEKAWAAVKDAKFPRIHTFIATSDIHMVHKLRMSPEQVIAQAVDAVKLAKSFTDNVEFSAEDASRSDRDFLCKVFGAVIAAGATTINVPDTVGYAVPNEFSELISYIIAHTEGIEKAVVSVHCHNDLGLATANTLAAIQAGARQAEVTINGIGERAGNASLEEVVMSILTRKGCFPVETSIVTREIVPTSRRVSSITGMLVQPNKAIVGANAFAHEAGIHQDGVLKNPMTYEIMKPELVGLDRNRMVLGKHSGRHALRSHLEDLGYQLSNDELATLFTRFKDLSDRKKYVTDADLENLVAEVIVKTSEAFEMKNLYVVCGHQVVPAASMTMMVHGLEVKAADLGNGPIDATFNVISKLTNMKPELTQFLIAAIDPGTDSQGEVTVRLSENGLTALGKGTDPDIVTACAKAFINGLNRLVYLKQHPVAFSPEEPVEV